The Candidatus Baltobacteraceae bacterium genome includes a region encoding these proteins:
- a CDS encoding PD-(D/E)XK nuclease family protein, translating into MASPELRAFVAAGLAWQRDRSDRHARRLLRSPFSGVPHEIATAYVTLAARDGSLLDSLARERLAVGGDAREALFAFREKLDRVAGAGDDAAAVIAREFDLATESDAGPRAAEGFALADPVAPEPESGMRTRHSHFSASSLNTFAECPRKWYYRYLCAAVEDRGSSASFYGTAFHAALEALHLEFPHPSDTGAEELRRKIQGYVNAAFDRFKNRFETPVEYELQRRRAQRTALRYVEWIVAEAGRAPFTVVGNELGAELELEGFNFIGYIDRLDRDDRTGNVAVIDYKTGAIATSAAEYREKVRHFKDFQLPFYYWARTAQGDRVTRLALVPLKDALLDVRPISLEVVPVALGENARSSSPTGLISIGELERARARMIELCRELTAGEITRFAVTADPETCTYCVYKDACIDRPAPHEEKFGR; encoded by the coding sequence GTGGCTTCTCCGGAACTTCGTGCCTTCGTCGCGGCTGGACTTGCGTGGCAACGCGATCGCAGCGATCGGCACGCGCGGCGACTACTTCGTTCGCCCTTCTCCGGCGTACCGCACGAAATCGCAACGGCGTACGTAACGCTTGCGGCGCGCGACGGGTCGCTGCTCGATTCGCTCGCTCGCGAGCGTTTAGCCGTCGGCGGCGACGCGCGCGAAGCACTCTTTGCGTTTCGGGAGAAACTCGATCGCGTCGCGGGCGCAGGCGACGACGCAGCCGCCGTCATCGCGCGCGAGTTCGATCTTGCGACCGAGAGCGACGCCGGCCCGCGCGCCGCGGAAGGCTTCGCGCTGGCGGATCCGGTCGCGCCGGAACCGGAGAGCGGAATGCGTACGCGTCACTCGCACTTTAGCGCATCCTCGCTCAATACGTTCGCCGAATGCCCGCGCAAGTGGTACTACCGGTATCTCTGCGCGGCCGTTGAGGACCGGGGTTCGTCGGCCTCATTTTACGGAACCGCCTTTCACGCCGCCCTCGAGGCGCTCCACCTCGAATTTCCGCATCCGAGCGATACCGGTGCCGAAGAGTTGCGCCGCAAGATCCAGGGGTATGTCAACGCCGCTTTCGATCGATTCAAGAATCGATTCGAGACGCCGGTCGAATACGAGCTACAGCGCCGGCGCGCGCAACGCACCGCGCTGCGCTACGTCGAGTGGATCGTCGCCGAAGCCGGCCGCGCACCGTTTACCGTAGTCGGCAACGAGCTGGGGGCCGAGCTCGAACTCGAGGGCTTCAATTTCATCGGGTACATCGACCGGCTCGACCGCGACGATCGCACCGGGAACGTTGCGGTCATCGACTACAAAACCGGCGCGATCGCGACGAGCGCCGCCGAATACCGCGAAAAAGTGCGGCACTTCAAAGACTTTCAACTGCCGTTCTATTACTGGGCCCGCACGGCGCAGGGCGATCGCGTCACGCGCCTCGCACTCGTTCCGCTCAAAGACGCACTCCTGGACGTGCGCCCGATCTCGCTCGAAGTCGTGCCGGTGGCACTCGGCGAGAACGCGCGCTCGAGCAGCCCGACCGGCCTCATTTCGATCGGCGAGTTAGAGCGCGCGCGCGCGCGCATGATCGAGCTCTGTCGCGAACTCACCGCCGGGGAGATCACGCGCTTCGCGGTCACGGCCGATCCCGAAACGTGTACGTACTGCGTCTACAAGGACGCCTGCATCGATCGTCCGGCACCGCACGAAGAAAAGTTCGGGCGATGA
- a CDS encoding nucleotidyltransferase family protein, translated as MKITTVVLAGGPPDELAAHTPGAPNKAFIDIAGVPLVARTLQALRATPQVGRIIVVAPPQAHGSRALELADECRADGRKIRDSLASGLRDLPPDDDVLVSTSDLPVLTPEAIADFIARARAANADITYGCLEKRTHAARFPEVPHTWARLRDGTYCGGGFVTIKPRAYPALASFIERLGHARKNPLQLASLFGWDVLAKFAVRRLSIADAERRASRLVGAPVRAVVSPYAETAVNVDRLSDIALAERLIAANASV; from the coding sequence GTGAAGATCACGACCGTCGTCCTCGCCGGCGGCCCTCCGGACGAACTCGCCGCGCACACACCCGGCGCCCCCAACAAAGCGTTTATCGATATCGCGGGCGTGCCGCTGGTCGCCCGCACGCTGCAGGCCCTGCGCGCGACGCCGCAGGTCGGGCGCATCATCGTGGTGGCTCCGCCGCAGGCGCACGGCAGCCGAGCGCTCGAGCTAGCCGACGAGTGCCGTGCCGACGGCCGGAAGATTCGCGACAGCCTCGCGAGCGGTTTGCGCGACCTGCCGCCCGACGACGACGTGCTCGTGAGCACCTCGGACTTGCCGGTTCTCACCCCCGAAGCGATCGCCGACTTTATCGCGCGCGCGCGCGCGGCGAACGCCGATATCACCTACGGTTGTCTGGAAAAGCGCACGCATGCGGCGCGCTTTCCCGAAGTGCCGCACACGTGGGCGCGGCTGCGCGACGGCACGTACTGCGGCGGCGGCTTCGTTACGATCAAGCCGCGCGCCTATCCGGCACTCGCGTCGTTTATCGAGCGGCTCGGTCACGCCCGAAAGAACCCGCTGCAGCTCGCCTCGCTCTTCGGCTGGGACGTCCTGGCGAAATTTGCGGTTCGCCGTCTCTCGATCGCCGACGCCGAACGGCGCGCGTCGCGGCTCGTCGGCGCGCCGGTCCGCGCGGTGGTCTCGCCCTATGCCGAGACCGCCGTAAACGTCGATCGCCTCAGCGACATCGCGCTGGCAGAACGGCTCATTGCGGCGAACGCCAGCGTTTGA
- the ispE gene encoding 4-(cytidine 5'-diphospho)-2-C-methyl-D-erythritol kinase, with the protein MTAPLLLRAPAKLNLTLEVLSRRGDGLHALRSVMVPIDLYDEIEIDRTRPAFAFSCDDPSLASGNLVERAFAALDLAQSGYGVHLRKRIPTGAGMGGGSSDAAAILLAAQNGAFGAVGERDYLSIARSLGSDVPFFLVQTGALVEGTGERITAAGALPPWHAVVVAPPVAVSTAAAYAALDASERPTRTRNTSSSLAVLAALQSAQFERAVELLHNDFETAIAGRSPEITSALDALRRAGASRALLTGSGSCVFALTRTAEDAAAVAARIDLPKTYGVHRAAFAAGSAWRTAA; encoded by the coding sequence ATGACCGCTCCCTTGCTGCTGCGCGCGCCGGCGAAACTGAATCTGACGCTCGAAGTCCTGAGCCGCCGCGGCGACGGCTTGCATGCGTTGCGCAGCGTCATGGTGCCGATCGATCTCTACGATGAGATCGAGATCGACCGCACCCGGCCCGCGTTCGCGTTCTCGTGCGACGACCCGTCGCTCGCATCCGGGAATTTGGTCGAACGCGCCTTCGCCGCACTCGACCTTGCGCAGAGCGGTTACGGCGTTCACCTGCGCAAGCGGATCCCGACCGGTGCCGGCATGGGCGGTGGATCGAGCGACGCCGCCGCCATTTTGCTCGCCGCGCAAAACGGCGCGTTCGGCGCCGTCGGCGAGCGCGACTACCTTTCCATCGCCCGGTCGCTGGGCTCCGACGTGCCGTTCTTTCTGGTTCAAACCGGCGCGCTCGTTGAAGGCACGGGGGAGCGCATAACCGCCGCGGGCGCGCTGCCACCGTGGCATGCCGTCGTCGTCGCGCCGCCGGTCGCGGTTTCAACCGCAGCGGCGTACGCCGCGCTCGATGCGAGCGAACGCCCGACTCGGACGCGCAATACCTCGAGCAGCCTGGCGGTGCTGGCCGCGCTGCAGAGCGCGCAGTTCGAGCGCGCCGTCGAACTGCTGCACAACGATTTCGAAACGGCAATCGCGGGGCGATCGCCGGAGATAACGTCGGCTCTCGATGCTTTGCGGCGAGCCGGCGCCTCGCGCGCGCTGCTCACGGGTTCGGGTTCCTGCGTGTTCGCACTGACGCGCACGGCCGAAGATGCCGCCGCCGTGGCCGCGCGAATCGACTTGCCGAAAACGTACGGCGTTCATCGCGCGGCATTTGCCGCCGGTTCCGCGTGGCGGACCGCCGCGTGA
- the pdxS gene encoding pyridoxal 5'-phosphate synthase lyase subunit PdxS, whose amino-acid sequence MADTGTITVKRGLAQMLKGGVIMDVVTPEQAVVAQEAGAVAVMALERIPADIRAMGGVARMSNLELVRSIMDAVTIPVMAKVRIGHFAEAQALQALGVDFIDESEVLTPADDKYHCDKHDYTTPFVCGARDLGEALRRIAEGAAMIRSKGEAGSGNIVEAVRHIRAITDAIRELSVAPKEELVARARDLGAPLELVQAIARDGKLPVVLFCAGGVSTPADAALMMQLGAEGIFVGSGIFKSNNPKAFAKAIVDATTHFADPAVIVAASRSLGKDSQAMEGIDLRKLPESELLAPRGN is encoded by the coding sequence GTGGCTGATACCGGAACGATCACCGTAAAGCGCGGGCTCGCGCAGATGCTTAAGGGCGGCGTCATCATGGACGTCGTGACCCCCGAACAAGCCGTCGTCGCGCAGGAGGCGGGTGCCGTCGCCGTGATGGCCCTCGAGCGAATCCCCGCCGATATTCGCGCCATGGGCGGCGTAGCACGCATGAGCAACCTCGAGCTGGTGCGGTCGATTATGGACGCCGTCACGATTCCGGTGATGGCGAAAGTTCGCATCGGTCACTTCGCCGAGGCGCAGGCGCTGCAGGCACTCGGCGTCGATTTCATCGACGAATCCGAAGTGCTGACGCCGGCCGACGACAAGTATCACTGCGACAAACACGATTACACCACGCCGTTCGTCTGCGGCGCGCGCGATCTCGGCGAGGCGCTGCGGCGCATCGCGGAGGGCGCGGCCATGATCCGCAGCAAAGGCGAAGCCGGAAGCGGCAACATCGTTGAAGCCGTGCGCCACATTCGCGCGATTACCGATGCGATTCGCGAACTCTCGGTCGCGCCGAAGGAAGAACTCGTCGCCCGCGCGCGTGATTTAGGCGCGCCGCTCGAACTGGTGCAGGCAATCGCGCGCGATGGGAAGCTGCCCGTCGTGCTGTTCTGCGCGGGCGGCGTCTCGACGCCGGCGGATGCGGCGCTCATGATGCAGCTCGGAGCCGAAGGCATCTTCGTCGGAAGCGGCATCTTCAAATCCAACAACCCCAAGGCGTTCGCGAAAGCGATCGTCGATGCGACCACGCACTTCGCCGATCCCGCCGTGATCGTCGCGGCGAGCCGATCGCTCGGCAAAGATTCGCAGGCCATGGAAGGCATCGACCTGCGCAAGCTGCCGGAGTCCGAACTGCTGGCGCCGCGAGGCAACTAG
- a CDS encoding amylo-alpha-1,6-glucosidase, producing MRSSYDAQHNEFCAYVLPEGETPYGLLLGNFKSFAQSTAKGGVRGLWDADTDQIIFGTHQIAYRLRDVKKTYFPHQIEREFTFLPYAQISEFTLEDRVHVTEAFFVPHGPKHDRTVSFVVDVTLYNPGRDAVEVAVFPWALLVGQRFYGEPEHEVSATVEGSFIRSKNQQSGAERWWGGSREPHAGIVGLREQVMLHSMRTGSLRPEEHLDEVTPALAECVSRRIFGAFEYRITIAPGSRESLRLAVVFHKDGREASRPALEQLLHDPKALHETQRYFAGKLADARFMTPSPSVSRGVVWAKANMLRVIKEYPNGWGSTNSPPSDILVSRDTSWFVHGYDYFLPKFSRDAIEVFNRFVEESGQMIEYVRGVNAFKTSYDLNINDDTPLHLIAMLHHYNATMDEQWVRDSFPLICKIADYMLTQKDEKGLLFCRAGGVDMFGISSWRNIIPYYTLDGAVTEINAEGVFALESAAMLAAVVGDNERWQRYSNEGQALREAMMQSLFNEDTGAFVMNYDQDQNYQDNFTADEIFPVLFNVADAEQRRAILRRLSEADFVTPVGLRTVSTADSWYFPSHGFGLLGGVWPDLTLWFVVALARNGMTNEAVHWLEAIYDTMEGGSARNTVPGEFGEWFDGGSLTNRGMYLSPWTGAKYLWGVAETVGGLDGYRTSGRPHLVPLHPRGWNWVAAARVHWGGRRCTYVIDLLKNVIYGDMPELSAEEPFVCIHAGRDVSDEVTTSPVEVGAVAFEDERGSVRVFLCNMNDAIRNVSIEFRGVTERAHLAAGELRELPIVGTPADRQARAAARDIAPQLAPV from the coding sequence ATGCGATCGAGCTACGACGCGCAGCACAACGAGTTTTGCGCTTACGTCTTACCGGAAGGCGAGACGCCTTATGGCCTGTTGCTCGGAAATTTCAAATCGTTCGCGCAATCGACCGCCAAAGGCGGCGTTCGCGGGCTCTGGGATGCCGATACCGACCAGATCATCTTCGGCACCCATCAGATCGCCTATCGCTTGCGGGACGTCAAGAAGACCTATTTTCCGCATCAAATCGAGCGCGAGTTTACGTTCCTGCCGTACGCGCAGATCTCGGAATTCACGCTCGAGGACCGCGTGCACGTCACCGAGGCGTTCTTCGTGCCCCACGGGCCCAAACACGATCGGACGGTCAGCTTCGTCGTCGACGTAACGCTGTACAATCCGGGCCGCGACGCGGTCGAAGTCGCGGTTTTTCCGTGGGCTCTGTTGGTGGGGCAGCGGTTTTACGGCGAACCCGAGCACGAAGTCAGCGCGACCGTGGAAGGCTCGTTCATCCGTTCGAAAAACCAGCAGAGCGGCGCCGAACGCTGGTGGGGCGGATCGCGCGAGCCGCATGCCGGCATCGTGGGATTGCGCGAACAAGTGATGCTTCACAGCATGCGCACCGGATCGCTTCGCCCGGAGGAACATCTCGATGAGGTAACGCCGGCGCTGGCCGAATGCGTGAGCCGGCGAATCTTCGGCGCGTTCGAATATCGCATTACGATCGCTCCGGGTTCGCGCGAATCGCTGCGCTTGGCGGTGGTCTTTCATAAAGACGGCCGCGAAGCATCGCGTCCGGCGCTCGAGCAGTTGCTGCACGATCCCAAAGCGCTTCACGAGACGCAGCGCTATTTCGCGGGAAAGCTCGCCGACGCGCGCTTTATGACGCCCTCGCCATCCGTGAGCCGCGGGGTGGTGTGGGCGAAAGCCAACATGCTGCGCGTGATCAAGGAGTACCCCAACGGCTGGGGTTCGACCAACTCGCCGCCCTCGGATATTCTGGTTTCGCGAGATACGTCGTGGTTCGTTCACGGTTACGATTACTTCTTGCCGAAATTCAGCCGCGACGCGATCGAAGTATTCAATCGCTTCGTGGAAGAGAGCGGCCAAATGATCGAGTACGTGCGGGGCGTCAACGCGTTCAAGACCTCCTACGATTTGAACATCAACGACGATACGCCGCTGCATCTCATCGCCATGCTCCATCACTATAACGCGACGATGGACGAGCAGTGGGTTCGCGACTCGTTCCCGCTGATTTGCAAGATCGCGGATTACATGCTCACGCAAAAAGACGAGAAGGGGCTGCTGTTCTGCCGCGCGGGCGGCGTCGATATGTTCGGCATCAGTTCGTGGCGCAACATCATTCCGTATTACACGCTCGACGGAGCGGTGACCGAGATCAACGCCGAAGGCGTCTTCGCGCTCGAGTCCGCGGCGATGCTCGCCGCGGTCGTGGGCGATAACGAGCGCTGGCAGCGCTACTCAAACGAAGGCCAAGCGTTGCGCGAAGCGATGATGCAATCGCTGTTTAACGAAGACACCGGCGCCTTCGTTATGAACTACGATCAGGATCAAAATTACCAAGATAACTTCACGGCCGATGAGATTTTTCCGGTGCTCTTCAACGTCGCCGACGCCGAGCAGCGGCGCGCGATCCTGCGACGGTTGAGCGAGGCGGATTTCGTAACGCCGGTCGGCTTGCGCACGGTCTCGACCGCGGACTCGTGGTATTTTCCGTCGCACGGGTTCGGGCTGCTCGGCGGGGTCTGGCCGGATCTCACGCTCTGGTTCGTCGTCGCGCTCGCGCGCAACGGGATGACGAACGAGGCCGTGCATTGGCTCGAAGCGATCTACGATACGATGGAGGGCGGGAGCGCGCGCAACACGGTTCCCGGCGAGTTCGGCGAGTGGTTCGACGGCGGCTCGCTGACCAATCGCGGCATGTACCTCTCGCCTTGGACGGGCGCGAAGTATCTCTGGGGCGTCGCGGAGACCGTCGGCGGTCTCGACGGTTATCGCACGAGCGGACGGCCGCATCTCGTGCCGCTCCATCCGCGCGGATGGAACTGGGTCGCGGCCGCACGCGTGCATTGGGGCGGCCGGCGCTGCACCTACGTGATCGATCTGCTAAAAAACGTGATCTACGGCGACATGCCCGAACTTTCGGCGGAGGAACCGTTCGTGTGCATCCACGCCGGGCGCGACGTCAGCGACGAGGTTACCACCTCGCCCGTGGAAGTCGGCGCCGTCGCGTTCGAGGACGAACGCGGCTCGGTACGCGTCTTTCTCTGCAACATGAACGATGCGATTCGCAACGTTTCGATCGAGTTTCGGGGCGTCACCGAACGGGCGCATCTCGCGGCGGGCGAACTGCGCGAACTGCCGATCGTCGGCACCCCGGCCGACCGCCAAGCACGAGCCGCTGCCCGCGACATCGCTCCCCAGCTGGCGCCGGTTTGA
- a CDS encoding UbiX family flavin prenyltransferase, producing the protein MRRIVIGISGASGSLYGYAALRALREIDEIETHLVLSGQAKQTIELEMDKTAADFEALADVVYSDDDLAASISSGSFLTDGMLVIPCSIKSAAAIAHSLNSNLLVRAADVCLKERRKLVLVVRETPLHLGHLRTLTQLAEMGAVLLPPIPAMYAKPQSVDDIVAHTVGKALDQFGIANDLFKRWRSPQ; encoded by the coding sequence ATGCGACGGATCGTTATCGGTATCAGCGGCGCCAGCGGGAGTCTTTACGGCTACGCCGCACTACGCGCGTTGCGCGAGATCGACGAGATCGAGACCCATCTCGTGCTCAGCGGGCAAGCCAAGCAAACGATAGAACTCGAAATGGACAAGACCGCGGCCGATTTCGAGGCGCTGGCCGACGTCGTGTACTCGGACGACGATCTGGCCGCATCGATTTCGAGCGGTTCCTTTCTCACCGACGGGATGCTCGTGATTCCGTGTTCGATCAAGAGCGCGGCGGCGATCGCCCACTCACTCAACTCGAACCTCTTGGTACGGGCCGCCGACGTTTGCTTAAAGGAGCGGCGTAAACTCGTGCTCGTCGTTCGCGAAACGCCGCTGCATCTCGGACACCTTCGCACGCTCACCCAACTCGCCGAGATGGGCGCCGTGCTGCTGCCGCCGATTCCGGCGATGTATGCTAAACCTCAAAGCGTCGACGACATCGTGGCGCACACCGTGGGCAAAGCGCTCGATCAATTCGGTATCGCCAACGATCTCTTCAAACGCTGGCGTTCGCCGCAATGA